A window of the Brachybacterium sacelli genome harbors these coding sequences:
- a CDS encoding Gfo/Idh/MocA family protein, with the protein MSEKPEKTVRLGIIGLGAQGGMYARVIAAGEVAGMTLGAIADVDPAKQELAAEKHPGVPFYDDYLAMLDSGDVDAVVTTVPHFLHAEMTITAISKGIHALTEKPAGVYTKQVEEMNSFAAEHPETTFAIMFNQRTNPVYTDLKELIDSGELGALRHTSWIITTWWRPQGYYDQSAWRATWGGEGGGVLVNQAPHQLDLWQWLCGTPKKVFAKLAFGFQREIATEDEVNALVDFGDGATGHFMTSTNDIVGTDRLEMLFDQGKVVVDASRTVTITRLTEPERDLSAKMSMQDVGKLFRGEGDPSDVYTTEVKDYDSAWGSQHVAVLTNFAAHINDGTELIADGAEGINGVRLASGMQLSAWTGREIDLVDYPAEEYLAELNARIEAEGTYPVRS; encoded by the coding sequence ATGTCAGAGAAGCCAGAGAAGACCGTACGACTCGGGATCATCGGGCTGGGAGCCCAGGGCGGCATGTACGCACGCGTCATCGCCGCCGGCGAGGTCGCAGGCATGACGCTCGGCGCCATCGCCGACGTCGACCCCGCCAAGCAGGAGCTCGCTGCCGAGAAGCACCCGGGCGTGCCCTTCTACGACGACTACCTCGCGATGCTGGACTCCGGCGACGTCGACGCGGTGGTCACCACGGTGCCGCACTTCCTGCATGCGGAGATGACGATCACGGCGATCAGCAAGGGGATCCACGCGCTCACCGAGAAGCCGGCCGGCGTGTACACGAAGCAGGTCGAGGAGATGAACTCCTTCGCGGCCGAGCATCCCGAGACCACCTTCGCCATCATGTTCAACCAGCGCACCAACCCGGTCTACACCGACCTCAAGGAGCTCATCGACTCCGGTGAGCTCGGCGCGCTGCGCCACACCTCCTGGATCATCACCACCTGGTGGCGCCCGCAGGGGTACTACGACCAGTCGGCGTGGCGTGCGACCTGGGGCGGCGAGGGCGGCGGCGTCCTGGTCAATCAGGCCCCCCACCAGCTGGACCTGTGGCAGTGGCTGTGCGGCACCCCGAAGAAGGTCTTCGCGAAGCTCGCCTTCGGCTTCCAGCGCGAGATCGCCACCGAGGACGAGGTCAATGCGCTCGTCGACTTCGGCGACGGCGCCACCGGCCACTTCATGACCTCCACCAACGACATCGTCGGCACCGACCGCCTGGAGATGCTGTTCGACCAGGGCAAGGTCGTCGTCGACGCCTCCAGGACGGTCACCATCACCCGCCTCACGGAGCCCGAGCGCGATCTGAGCGCGAAGATGAGCATGCAGGACGTCGGCAAGCTGTTCCGCGGCGAGGGGGACCCCTCCGACGTCTACACCACCGAGGTCAAGGACTACGACTCGGCGTGGGGCTCACAGCACGTCGCCGTGCTCACCAACTTCGCGGCGCACATCAACGACGGCACCGAGCTGATCGCCGACGGCGCCGAGGGCATCAACGGCGTGCGCCTGGCCTCGGGCATGCAGCTCTCGGCCTGGACGGGGCGGGAGATCGACCTCGTCGACTATCCGGCCGAGGAGTACCTCGCCGAGCTGAACGCCCGCATCGAGGCCGAAGGCACCTACCCCGTGCGCTCCTGA
- a CDS encoding MFS transporter, whose protein sequence is MLSTIGAPAPTQDSRPSTRPFGRRDKIGYMFGDFGNDFTFILQSTFFLIFYTNVMGISAAHVGTLMFTARLLDAFTDVGAGRLIDVLKPGRSGRFKPWLLRIMIPVAGAAFLMFSPFLQDGSYGARLAWMVVTYILWGSVFYTLINTPYGSMASVISHRAGDRASLSVFRSLGATLANIGISVILPLIVFVQIDGSSELSGTRMMLAAGGCGILAVLCYLLCFANVQERVATTPTPKAERMGFAQTMSTLVTNRALTGMIASSLFMLIAFMLMGGMMPYLFNEYFNNGQLLSVVNFVGLAPTLLLVPVASTLAKTVGKKEIGAAGLLLAVVAGLVLFVVRTDSPVLFMVGYAVLMFGVACLNILIWAFITDVIDFQEIRTGERNDATVYATYSWARKLGQAIAGGLTGWALGWIGYESAAGGHTVQTDDVLEGIYTLATLLPATLLLLSLLALLLWYPLSKKRVDENIATLERKRSAQDIQD, encoded by the coding sequence ATGTTGAGCACCATCGGAGCGCCTGCTCCCACGCAGGACTCGAGACCGTCGACTCGCCCGTTCGGCCGGCGCGACAAGATCGGCTACATGTTCGGCGACTTCGGGAACGACTTCACATTCATCCTGCAGTCCACCTTCTTCCTGATCTTCTACACCAACGTGATGGGGATCAGCGCCGCCCACGTCGGCACCCTGATGTTCACCGCGCGCCTCCTCGATGCCTTCACCGATGTCGGCGCCGGGCGCCTCATCGACGTCCTGAAGCCCGGTCGGAGCGGACGCTTCAAGCCCTGGCTGCTGCGCATCATGATCCCGGTCGCCGGCGCCGCCTTCCTGATGTTCTCGCCGTTCCTCCAGGACGGCAGCTACGGTGCACGGCTGGCCTGGATGGTCGTCACCTACATCCTGTGGGGCTCGGTCTTCTACACCCTGATCAACACCCCCTACGGCTCGATGGCCTCGGTCATCTCCCACCGCGCCGGCGACCGTGCCTCGCTGTCCGTGTTCCGCTCGCTCGGCGCCACCCTGGCGAACATCGGCATCTCCGTGATCCTGCCGCTGATCGTCTTCGTCCAGATCGATGGCAGCTCCGAGCTCTCGGGCACCCGGATGATGCTGGCGGCGGGCGGCTGCGGGATCCTCGCCGTCCTCTGCTACCTCCTGTGCTTCGCGAACGTCCAGGAGCGTGTCGCGACCACCCCGACCCCCAAGGCGGAGCGCATGGGCTTCGCGCAGACGATGTCCACCCTGGTCACCAACCGCGCCCTGACCGGCATGATCGCCAGCTCACTGTTCATGCTGATCGCCTTCATGCTGATGGGCGGCATGATGCCGTACCTCTTCAACGAGTACTTCAACAACGGTCAGCTGCTCAGCGTCGTGAACTTCGTGGGCCTCGCGCCGACCCTGCTGCTGGTCCCCGTGGCGTCCACGCTCGCGAAGACCGTCGGCAAGAAGGAGATCGGTGCGGCCGGCCTGCTGCTGGCCGTCGTCGCCGGGTTGGTGCTGTTCGTCGTGCGCACCGACAGCCCGGTCCTGTTCATGGTCGGCTACGCGGTGCTGATGTTCGGAGTCGCCTGCCTCAACATCCTCATCTGGGCATTCATCACCGATGTGATCGACTTCCAGGAGATCCGCACCGGCGAGCGGAACGACGCGACCGTCTACGCCACCTACTCCTGGGCCCGCAAGCTCGGACAGGCCATCGCCGGCGGACTCACCGGCTGGGCGCTCGGATGGATCGGCTACGAGTCCGCTGCCGGCGGTCACACCGTCCAGACGGACGACGTGCTCGAGGGGATCTACACCCTCGCGACCCTGCTCCCGGCGACGCTGTTGCTGCTGTCGCTGCTGGCGCTGCTCCTGTGGTATCCGCTGTCCAAGAAGCGCGTCGACGAGAATATTGCGACACTTGAGCGGAAGCGCTCCGCGCAGGACATCCAGGACTGA
- a CDS encoding transglycosylase family protein, translated as MRTRTAARRGLARTAVTLAGGAVVATGMLATGTAANAATGWDEVAACESGGNWSTNTGNGYYGGLQFSQQTWDAFGGSEYASSADQASKSQQIAVAEKVLAQQGQGAWPNCGGPLSGGADTSGAPAEEDSSDQQESDSQQSEQDSSGGNDSTAAREPEQQADRSSQRQPAEEQGDWSCDGDGIADNCTDNGFTKETEQDDQQEQDEQDSQPAPEQSPQPETEQPSEQPAEQAGSQATGDLAVAGTLAVDGELGPDTITALQDWLGVEQTGELNEETTHALQGWANTAEDGEIGENTVAGLQHEIGAQQNGSDSIEDADTVEVLQTFLNLY; from the coding sequence ATGAGAACCCGGACAGCCGCACGCCGCGGCCTCGCCCGTACTGCTGTCACCCTCGCCGGAGGCGCCGTCGTCGCCACCGGCATGCTCGCCACCGGTACCGCGGCCAACGCCGCCACGGGCTGGGACGAGGTCGCCGCCTGCGAGTCCGGCGGCAACTGGTCGACCAACACCGGCAACGGCTATTACGGCGGCCTGCAGTTCTCCCAGCAGACCTGGGACGCCTTCGGCGGCTCGGAGTACGCCTCGAGCGCCGATCAGGCCTCGAAGAGCCAGCAGATCGCCGTCGCCGAGAAGGTGCTCGCCCAGCAGGGCCAGGGTGCCTGGCCGAACTGCGGCGGCCCCCTCTCCGGCGGTGCCGACACCTCCGGCGCCCCCGCCGAGGAGGACAGCTCGGATCAGCAGGAGTCCGACTCGCAGCAGAGCGAGCAGGACTCCTCCGGTGGCAACGACTCCACCGCCGCCCGTGAGCCCGAGCAGCAGGCCGACCGCTCCTCGCAGCGTCAGCCCGCCGAGGAGCAGGGCGACTGGAGCTGCGACGGAGACGGCATCGCCGACAACTGCACGGACAACGGCTTCACCAAGGAGACCGAGCAGGACGACCAGCAGGAGCAGGACGAGCAGGACTCGCAGCCCGCTCCGGAGCAGTCGCCGCAGCCCGAGACCGAGCAGCCCTCCGAGCAGCCCGCCGAGCAGGCCGGCTCCCAGGCCACCGGTGACCTCGCGGTCGCCGGCACCCTCGCCGTGGACGGCGAGCTGGGCCCGGACACCATCACCGCTCTCCAGGACTGGCTGGGCGTGGAGCAGACCGGCGAGCTGAACGAGGAGACCACCCACGCGCTGCAGGGCTGGGCGAACACCGCTGAGGACGGCGAGATCGGCGAGAACACCGTCGCCGGCCTCCAGCACGAGATCGGCGCTCAGCAGAACGGCTCCGACAGCATCGAGGACGCGGACACCGTGGAGGTCCTGCAGACCTTCCTCAACCTCTACTGA
- a CDS encoding macrolide 2'-phosphotransferase: MASTTPPADLDDLLGLAAAHGLDLERSSLRTEEIGLDFRVAFGREADGTDWVLRIPRREDVLSRADVEGRLLALVAPRLDVAVPDWRVHSPELIAYPLLPGVPGLSVEADGDLTWNIDMSSAAYAASLGDAVAQLHRIDADAAAETGIDVRSPEQVREAWRRDLDRVADSFRIAPDLWDRWNAWVDEDSYWPSRTVLTHGEIYPGHTLVEGERISAILDWTTASVGDPAKDLMFQQVSAPPQAFEIAVDHYVRGGGQVWPRLAEHCAQMYSAGAVGYGLYAMETGESAHREAAAAALNPSSEA; this comes from the coding sequence ATGGCCTCGACGACCCCGCCCGCCGATCTCGACGATCTCCTCGGACTGGCCGCCGCGCACGGCCTCGACCTCGAGCGCTCCTCGCTCCGCACCGAGGAGATCGGTCTGGACTTCCGCGTCGCCTTCGGGAGGGAGGCCGACGGGACCGACTGGGTGCTGCGGATCCCGCGCCGCGAGGACGTGCTCTCCCGGGCCGACGTCGAAGGGCGCCTGCTCGCGCTCGTCGCCCCTCGACTCGACGTGGCGGTGCCCGACTGGCGAGTCCACTCCCCCGAGCTCATCGCCTATCCCCTGCTGCCGGGCGTCCCCGGCCTCTCGGTCGAGGCCGACGGCGATCTCACCTGGAACATCGACATGTCCTCCGCCGCCTATGCGGCGTCCCTCGGGGATGCCGTCGCCCAGCTGCACCGGATCGACGCCGACGCGGCGGCCGAGACCGGTATCGACGTCCGCAGCCCCGAGCAGGTGCGGGAGGCCTGGCGTCGTGACCTCGACCGCGTGGCGGACTCCTTCCGGATCGCGCCGGACCTGTGGGACCGCTGGAACGCCTGGGTGGACGAGGACAGCTACTGGCCCTCCCGCACCGTGCTCACCCACGGGGAGATCTACCCGGGCCACACGCTGGTCGAGGGCGAGCGGATCTCCGCGATCCTCGACTGGACCACGGCTTCCGTCGGGGACCCCGCCAAAGATCTGATGTTTCAGCAGGTCAGCGCCCCGCCACAGGCGTTCGAGATCGCCGTGGACCACTATGTGCGCGGCGGGGGCCAGGTGTGGCCGCGTCTGGCGGAGCACTGCGCGCAGATGTATTCCGCAGGCGCCGTCGGCTACGGCCTCTACGCGATGGAGACCGGCGAGAGCGCCCACCGGGAGGCGGCTGCGGCCGCCCTGAATCCGTCGTCGGAGGCGTGA
- a CDS encoding oxidoreductase produces the protein MDRSIYEVAGGMDAMRRVARCWHDLALVDPVVAHAFSHGYAEDHEERLAAYLAQGLGGPPAYTSRFGSAAHVDRIHAGNRVHEDFDRAGIAVFARAVDDAMIPEPAAGALKDYWAWATTTVVNAFPESADDVPAQRPVHTYDWDGPVGSEQ, from the coding sequence ATGGACCGCAGCATCTACGAGGTCGCCGGCGGGATGGACGCGATGAGGCGTGTCGCCCGGTGCTGGCATGACCTCGCCCTCGTCGATCCCGTGGTCGCACATGCGTTCTCCCATGGCTACGCCGAGGACCACGAGGAGCGTCTGGCGGCCTATCTCGCCCAGGGGCTCGGCGGGCCGCCCGCGTACACCTCGCGCTTCGGCTCCGCGGCGCACGTGGATCGGATCCATGCGGGGAACAGGGTCCACGAGGACTTCGACCGTGCCGGGATCGCGGTGTTCGCTCGTGCCGTCGATGACGCGATGATCCCCGAACCCGCCGCCGGTGCCCTCAAGGACTACTGGGCGTGGGCGACGACGACGGTGGTGAACGCGTTCCCGGAGTCGGCCGACGACGTCCCCGCGCAGCGCCCCGTGCACACCTACGACTGGGACGGACCCGTCGGGTCCGAGCAGTGA
- a CDS encoding lysoplasmalogenase family protein produces MTGRGRRPRTEAGHRRRTLLILVVVWAAHLAAQLGDVAVLAGFTQTLAMPALAAVLWTSTSSPRGPLVRLALGALGLSWLGDSAPRLAPESLSFLVMVAFFLGAQVVYALAFWPYRHRCLLTRPVLATPYLLAAAAIVLVCAPSAGVLLPAIAVYSAAIVMMAVLASGLGRLGTVGGAVFVVSDSLIALDVFGVLTLPAQGFWVMITYLLAQLLLMLAVRGAAAEDRIPRG; encoded by the coding sequence GTGACGGGCCGAGGCCGCCGCCCGCGCACCGAGGCGGGGCACCGACGTCGGACGCTGCTGATCCTCGTCGTGGTCTGGGCTGCGCACCTGGCGGCGCAGCTGGGCGACGTCGCCGTCCTGGCCGGCTTCACCCAGACGCTGGCGATGCCGGCTCTCGCCGCGGTTCTGTGGACCTCCACCAGCTCGCCGCGCGGGCCCCTGGTGCGCCTCGCCCTGGGCGCCCTGGGTCTGTCCTGGCTCGGGGACTCGGCGCCGCGCCTGGCACCGGAGAGCCTCTCCTTCCTGGTGATGGTCGCGTTCTTCCTGGGTGCGCAGGTGGTCTACGCCCTCGCGTTCTGGCCGTACCGGCACCGCTGCCTGCTCACCCGCCCGGTGCTGGCGACGCCCTACCTGCTCGCCGCGGCGGCGATCGTCCTGGTGTGCGCGCCGAGCGCAGGCGTGCTGCTGCCTGCGATCGCCGTCTATTCGGCGGCGATCGTGATGATGGCCGTGCTCGCATCCGGGCTCGGCCGTCTCGGCACGGTCGGGGGAGCGGTCTTCGTCGTCTCGGATTCGCTCATCGCGCTGGACGTCTTCGGCGTGCTCACGCTCCCGGCCCAGGGATTCTGGGTGATGATCACCTACCTCCTGGCCCAGCTGCTGCTGATGCTCGCGGTGCGAGGGGCCGCCGCGGAGGACCGCATACCTCGGGGCTGA
- a CDS encoding TerC family protein, with product MTVSPLIWLLTIIAIVGLLAFDYIFHVRKAHIPTIGEAAVWSAIYVGIALVFGVGVFALGGTTMGAEYFAGYVTEKALSVDNLFVFLVIMGAFAVPRKDQQKVLLFGITFAIISRSGMIAIGAVAIDRLSFAFYIFGAILLYTAVKMIRDEAKEGDPDAEEKDSFFVRLVKKVLPATDEYDGDKLFTIENGKRVLTPMLLVMIAIAGTDLLFALDSIPAIFGLTQNTYIVFTATAFSLLGLRQLYFLIDGLLDRLVYLSYGLSIILAFIGVKLVLHALHTNELFFVNGGEPLDVPEVTTGLSLTVIISVLVVTVLVSLLSPKGRAQAAVNNAHREAVAYVEMTYAGFEARRDAMYERMLEDEKTLQGLPARFQDIVVSEQNVRELLADAHRIHEMRVGFNDRGERSDEQPEGLIVTRTDGTIATDPNGNVVTVSEEEAALARSQAKRREREEARAAHSVARKG from the coding sequence ATGACAGTCTCTCCCCTCATCTGGCTGCTCACGATCATCGCGATCGTCGGGCTCCTCGCCTTCGACTACATCTTCCACGTGCGCAAGGCGCACATCCCCACCATCGGCGAGGCCGCTGTGTGGTCCGCGATCTACGTGGGTATCGCCCTCGTGTTCGGCGTCGGCGTCTTCGCTCTCGGCGGAACCACCATGGGTGCCGAGTACTTCGCCGGCTACGTCACCGAGAAGGCACTCTCGGTCGACAACCTCTTCGTGTTCCTCGTGATCATGGGGGCTTTCGCCGTACCCCGCAAGGACCAGCAGAAAGTGCTGCTGTTCGGCATCACCTTCGCGATCATCTCCCGCTCGGGCATGATCGCGATCGGCGCGGTCGCGATCGATCGCCTCTCCTTCGCCTTCTACATCTTCGGGGCGATCCTGCTGTACACGGCCGTCAAGATGATCCGCGACGAGGCCAAGGAGGGCGACCCCGACGCAGAGGAGAAGGACAGCTTCTTCGTCCGCCTGGTCAAGAAGGTCCTGCCGGCCACCGACGAGTACGACGGCGACAAGCTGTTCACGATCGAGAACGGCAAGCGCGTCCTCACCCCCATGCTGCTGGTCATGATCGCCATCGCCGGCACCGATCTGCTGTTCGCCCTCGACTCCATCCCGGCGATCTTCGGCCTCACCCAGAACACGTACATCGTGTTCACCGCGACGGCCTTCTCGCTGCTGGGCCTGCGGCAGCTGTACTTCCTCATCGACGGACTGCTCGATCGCCTCGTGTACCTGTCCTATGGGCTGTCGATCATCCTCGCCTTCATCGGCGTGAAGCTGGTGCTGCACGCACTGCACACCAATGAGCTCTTCTTCGTCAACGGAGGTGAGCCGCTGGACGTCCCCGAGGTCACCACCGGACTGTCCCTCACCGTGATCATCTCCGTCCTCGTCGTCACCGTGCTGGTGTCGCTGCTGTCCCCGAAGGGGCGCGCACAGGCGGCCGTCAACAACGCCCACCGCGAGGCCGTCGCCTACGTGGAGATGACCTATGCAGGCTTCGAGGCGCGGCGGGACGCGATGTACGAACGCATGCTCGAGGACGAGAAGACCCTCCAGGGCCTGCCCGCGAGGTTCCAGGACATCGTGGTCTCCGAGCAGAACGTGCGTGAGCTGCTCGCCGATGCGCACCGGATCCACGAGATGCGCGTCGGGTTCAACGACCGCGGCGAACGCTCCGACGAGCAGCCCGAGGGCCTGATCGTCACCCGGACCGATGGCACCATCGCGACGGACCCCAACGGCAACGTCGTGACCGTCTCCGAGGAGGAGGCCGCTCTCGCCAGGTCGCAGGCCAAGCGCCGCGAGCGCGAGGAGGCCCGTGCCGCGCACTCGGTGGCGCGCAAGGGCTGA
- a CDS encoding plasmid stabilization protein, whose translation MPEAWSAKRERQYDHVKKSQLDEGRSEDEAEEIAARTVNKARAQEGESEEASKTSTQDKSPSERGGERSGSGPQGRTKDQLYQDAKREGVEGRSTMDKDELKDAVEDR comes from the coding sequence GTGCCCGAGGCATGGAGCGCCAAGCGCGAACGGCAGTACGACCACGTGAAGAAGAGCCAGCTGGACGAAGGCCGCTCGGAGGACGAGGCGGAGGAGATCGCCGCTCGCACCGTCAACAAGGCCCGGGCCCAGGAGGGCGAGTCCGAGGAGGCCAGCAAGACCTCCACACAGGACAAGTCCCCCTCCGAGCGCGGCGGTGAGCGCTCGGGCTCCGGTCCCCAGGGCCGCACCAAGGACCAGCTCTACCAGGACGCCAAGCGAGAGGGCGTCGAGGGCCGCTCGACGATGGACAAGGACGAGCTGAAGGACGCCGTCGAGGACCGCTGA
- a CDS encoding Vms1/Ankzf1 family peptidyl-tRNA hydrolase: MKLPWLKPALEVPGPLTSVHIDTTRTDPHAAGELEARWGRMRSTLTVDGAPAPLLDRIEETVLSPSPIGGRHGRTLLASDTEILVDRVLPAPPLTESARRGEHPQLLPLLQLTPFAVTQLLIVVDRAGADLHLRAPDNPSIAHGPNDLGEDASVEGGHDELHKAHAGGGTQHGWRGSNFEARVEDSWDRNADAVAGTVERILREKDPDMLMLSGDVRAIGLLKEALGQDARERVIEVPGGTRGVAFDRGPFREELVRVTEEFVARRQQDLAERFRESQARDGASVGGAAEVSQALTRGQVEELMFVTANVPDSIEHLLRQALLTDAAVSALPEDAEGIPEGVGALLRWRDGTTPSNSIGSMTGDSRRE, from the coding sequence GTGAAACTGCCCTGGCTGAAGCCCGCCCTCGAGGTCCCCGGTCCGCTCACGTCGGTCCACATCGACACCACCCGGACCGATCCGCACGCCGCAGGCGAGCTCGAGGCGCGATGGGGACGGATGCGCTCCACCCTCACGGTCGACGGCGCTCCGGCCCCGCTGCTGGACCGGATCGAGGAGACGGTGCTGAGCCCTTCCCCGATCGGCGGACGGCACGGCCGGACCCTCCTGGCGAGCGACACCGAGATCCTCGTGGACCGGGTGCTGCCCGCTCCCCCACTGACGGAGTCCGCCCGGCGCGGGGAGCATCCGCAGCTGCTCCCGCTCCTGCAGTTGACGCCCTTCGCCGTCACCCAGCTGTTGATCGTCGTCGACCGCGCCGGGGCCGATCTCCACCTGCGCGCCCCCGACAATCCCTCGATCGCGCACGGCCCCAACGACCTGGGCGAGGACGCGAGCGTCGAGGGCGGCCACGACGAGCTCCACAAGGCGCACGCCGGGGGCGGCACCCAGCACGGGTGGCGCGGCAGCAACTTCGAAGCCCGCGTCGAGGACTCCTGGGACCGCAACGCCGATGCCGTGGCGGGCACGGTCGAGCGGATCCTGCGCGAGAAGGACCCCGACATGCTGATGCTCAGCGGCGACGTGCGCGCCATCGGTCTGCTGAAGGAGGCGCTCGGCCAGGACGCGCGGGAGCGAGTGATCGAGGTGCCCGGCGGAACCCGCGGCGTGGCCTTCGACCGCGGACCGTTCCGCGAGGAGCTGGTGCGCGTCACGGAAGAATTCGTCGCCCGGCGTCAACAGGACCTGGCGGAGCGCTTCCGCGAGAGCCAGGCCCGCGACGGTGCCTCGGTGGGAGGAGCCGCCGAGGTCTCGCAGGCCCTGACCCGCGGGCAGGTCGAGGAGCTGATGTTCGTCACCGCGAACGTCCCGGACTCCATCGAGCACCTGCTGCGCCAGGCCCTGCTCACCGACGCCGCGGTCTCCGCCCTGCCGGAGGACGCCGAGGGCATCCCCGAGGGTGTCGGTGCCCTGCTGCGCTGGCGGGACGGGACCACCCCGTCCAACAGCATCGGCAGCATGACCGGAGACTCCCGGCGCGAGTGA
- a CDS encoding pyridoxal phosphate-dependent decarboxylase family protein has product MSDLLPLPSGTEDTANSAGARTALLGGASADEYAALLHEVVDAVADRFRTVTSPSVGPDRQSLRAMVEEVELDTAGIGSRDALREADRLYAGHAVWFHHPAYTAHLNCPVVVPAVAAETMLAAINTSVDTYDQSLVATYMERRLIDWTAQRIGLPGGDGVFTSGGTQSNLQGLFLARERALRGLDGPRRENLPRLRLLAGAAGHFSVARSALLLGLDEDAVVTVADDEDGRLDPAALEQEMARLDAAGDVVMAVSVTAGTTDRGVIDPLGPVARLCAERGVWLHVDAAYGGGLLLSPSRRHLLAGIEHADSVTVDFHKTFFQPVSSSALLVRDGADLAAAAWHADYLNPAAEAGGEEAEPNQVDKSLQTTRRFDALKLWTTLRSLGPDRLGTMVDQVCDLAAEVTTLLECDPDFTVLGRSDLSTVLFRFHPAAIPAARADRLVPLIRRVLFDSGRAMVARTTIDGTPWLKLTLLNPGATLADITAVLDLVRATGRGLLAGVDLAASAPAPATAPEPVATADAAGVQR; this is encoded by the coding sequence ATGTCAGATCTGCTGCCCCTCCCCTCGGGGACCGAGGACACCGCGAACTCTGCAGGCGCGCGCACCGCCCTCCTCGGCGGCGCGAGCGCCGACGAGTACGCCGCCCTCCTCCACGAGGTCGTCGACGCGGTCGCCGATCGCTTCCGCACCGTCACCTCGCCGTCGGTCGGCCCCGATCGTCAGAGCCTGCGGGCCATGGTCGAGGAGGTAGAGCTCGACACCGCCGGGATCGGTTCCCGTGATGCGCTGCGCGAGGCGGACCGGCTCTACGCGGGGCACGCGGTGTGGTTCCACCACCCGGCGTACACGGCGCACCTGAACTGCCCCGTGGTGGTGCCGGCCGTGGCCGCCGAGACGATGCTCGCCGCGATCAACACCTCCGTCGACACCTACGACCAGTCCCTCGTCGCGACCTACATGGAGCGCCGGCTCATCGACTGGACCGCACAGCGGATCGGTCTGCCCGGGGGCGACGGTGTCTTCACCTCCGGCGGCACCCAGTCGAACCTGCAGGGTCTCTTCCTGGCGCGGGAGCGGGCGCTGCGTGGTCTCGACGGGCCCCGGCGGGAGAACCTCCCGCGGCTGCGCCTGCTCGCGGGGGCTGCCGGGCACTTCTCCGTGGCGCGCTCCGCGCTGCTGCTGGGCCTGGACGAGGACGCGGTGGTCACCGTGGCCGACGACGAGGACGGCCGGCTCGACCCGGCGGCGCTGGAGCAGGAGATGGCCCGCCTGGACGCGGCGGGTGACGTGGTCATGGCCGTCTCGGTCACCGCCGGCACCACCGATCGCGGGGTCATCGACCCGCTCGGGCCGGTCGCACGGCTCTGCGCGGAGCGCGGCGTGTGGCTGCACGTGGATGCGGCCTACGGGGGAGGTCTCCTCCTCTCACCGAGTCGTCGCCACCTGCTCGCCGGCATCGAGCACGCCGACTCCGTCACCGTCGACTTCCACAAGACCTTCTTCCAGCCGGTCTCCTCGAGCGCCCTGCTCGTGCGCGACGGGGCGGACCTCGCCGCGGCCGCCTGGCACGCCGACTACCTCAACCCCGCGGCCGAGGCGGGCGGCGAGGAGGCCGAGCCCAACCAGGTCGACAAGTCCCTGCAGACCACGCGTCGCTTCGACGCGCTCAAGCTCTGGACGACGCTGCGCTCCCTCGGCCCCGACCGGCTCGGGACGATGGTCGACCAGGTCTGCGACCTCGCCGCCGAAGTGACCACGCTGCTCGAGTGCGACCCGGATTTCACCGTGCTCGGGCGCAGCGATCTGAGCACCGTCCTGTTCCGCTTCCACCCCGCTGCGATCCCGGCCGCGCGTGCGGATCGTCTGGTGCCGCTGATCCGCCGGGTGCTGTTCGACTCGGGGCGGGCCATGGTCGCCCGCACCACCATCGACGGCACGCCCTGGCTGAAGCTCACCCTGCTCAATCCCGGCGCCACGCTCGCGGACATCACCGCCGTGCTCGACCTGGTCCGCGCCACCGGTCGCGGGCTGCTGGCCGGTGTCGACCTCGCTGCCTCCGCCCCCGCTCCCGCGACCGCCCCCGAGCCGGTCGCGACCGCGGACGCCGCAGGGGTGCAGCGATGA